A segment of the Arachis hypogaea cultivar Tifrunner chromosome 5, arahy.Tifrunner.gnm2.J5K5, whole genome shotgun sequence genome:
AACATACTAACACATTAATAGAATGAATATGTTCCTTAATATATATCGTGGCACAAACAGATGACCCTAacgcaatttaaattttttatgcagATTGTTCAATGGATGTGTTCAACCTTTAATGACTCAGAATCGTTGCGATTTAAGGATGACTTTTACTGTATTCCTCCAGGAATTTTGGTATGCACGAATTTGTGGATTCTTATCGATCATGATTTGAAGTTTGAACCTAAATAGTGCTTTTTTAACAGGAAACTGTGTTGCAAAAGGGGAACTTGGATTCCTTCAAAGAAGTTCCTACCGTTAGTTATGTGGGGCTGGGTCCTCACTTCGGTGATTATTCTAGATTTTTTGACAAGATAGCAGCTTCCATGCAAAAATGGGTAAGTTAATGCACTAGTTGAAAAAAACTGTATGGTTCTTGTATGAGCTAATGCTTGAAGGTTGATGTTTTGGTTTAAGTGCTTACAACCCcgtgtttattacttggatgttGCTTGTGATAGGCAATAAGATGTTCCCATTCATTGCCAATTGGATGGTTTTGAATATGGTTTTTTAGTTTTCATGTCTTAGGCACTTGAATTTGCGTGTACTTAATTGAGATGTGATTGGTGTAGAGaccctcaattttaaaaatataaatataaataagttataatttattttataaaattaaaattccttatttttagaaaaattatttttattatcagtaattgaactaattttataataatttgaatttaatcaaatccatattattattattattattactattattattataaacattAGATACAATTGTCATGAGTATTAtatgtattataaatttatatagttTTAAACTCTAGTATTATGTattcattattgttattatattcactatgttgttattattattattattattattattattattattattattattattattattattattattaattataaaagatGGAAATCAAAAGCGGTTTATATTATGAATTAAgttacatatatatattattattattcactaaAGTTCGTTCctgtactattattattattattattcactatTTAACCTAATACttcaatcattatatatatattcactaagGTTTATCATTAtccttatgtatatataataaagaAAGCCTAAGGCGGCTTGCTTtcttaaatcatatatatatgaataccgtaaggaaagaaaagagagagaatagcgtaactaaaataaaaaaaagaaagaacgtAAATTCTTTCGAACTTCCGGCTTCGATTTCTTGCAATCCGTAACtccaatcaaaaatctaatccggtaagaGTATTCGTAACCTCTTCTTCTACACGTTGGCACCATTTTTAATTAGTGGAAGTTGACAGTGACATAGCTCATCTTTTCTTTGGGTTTGGCCAACGGGAATTTTAGGAGGCATAGACGATTCtggacattttcttcttcgatagctcagtcagaaagcttctccgaagctttgaatattttgattccgtacgaaggtatggttttggtttcttgtagttaatgtttaatgtcacgtgaaaacataggctagaagaccttaagataggagtgaaatgaatgaataattgatggattgtgtgTATGGTATAAAATGTGAAGTTTAGCTGTTGTcaataatttgctgttgaagttggtcggtttggaaaaaagatttaatattggtatttgtttgattatgaaataatttgttactggaaatgatttgagtgactgagaggtgtttggtttgatagttgggacccttgaagggtggcagaaatttgagtcttagaggagatattaccaaaatttctttaagaattggagttttgatttgaggtaatattttaaaagggaaagagattattatgtggcttgtatattatttgagactatttgttgaccctctgtcgcaagatgtgaccgggcactttaactccccggattcccccatgggcatgcatataaatatgaatattgaatattattgagcttggagtttaactccatggaatactatactattgagcttggagtgtgactccatggaatattatatttgagcttggagtttgactccatggaatattattgagcttggggatgcgcgcacagagggactgtccaatggttaactaccaggacttgtcgggttggctgtataaccgacagatgagactcatcagccataggacaggcatacatcatatgcattttttttgctttgtttgggtgtgcattgcTTTAGTTTGTTTAACTGTTAAATTCtacttatctgctacttgttctacttgctgtaaatgcttctctatctgtgttttctttgcttgaattgtatgtgtatgttttttGGGAAATTCCTCTTGACGAAGGTGTGAGGAGAGAGGATTGTTCCACCAATGATTTGGAGGATTAGAGGAGACAGAACGTGAATtattaggttaaagttagattcagaaTTAGAATACCTTAGATAGCTTACCtaacttttggtttagtttattttccttaagAATGATTCTGAGTGTCGAAGTTTTAGGAATGCCTCTGACTTtcccgagaccttttatattaactatgcgggcacctttaccatactgagaacctccggttctcatcccatactatgttgttgtttttcagatgcaggtcaagagaCACCTCGTTGAGCATTTGGGTATCCTCCTTACGAGCGAAGAACTGTCTTTTGGACtgtcatattttgttttaggctatgtatatatgtttatagaatctccgcatgtatattttgtgttttgtccctcctagaggtcgacTTGGAGATACAGGGATTTGTTTTgtggtttgagttttattttgggttgtatataaacataattatatactctggtcggccttagcttcgcaggtcgagtctgggGCTTGCTATCtgagttttggaactctgatatgtatatatatgtgttcagTTATATTTCGATTTTACCTGTCCGTTTTACGAATATCCATGCGAGTGTGTCACGATTTTCTGTTTATCAATTTGTTTAGCttgttcttcaaggctcctaaatATGATTTCACCCAACTATATCTATGTagatatcattttcttttagaggtcgtaataccttgccacctctgctttacgacttaagcgtaaggcctgtgtggtagggtgttacaattggcTTTCGTTTCATTAGATGTTCCGCAACACGTTAAATGTTTTAGAAATTTCGCAACTATCTATATTTGGTGACTAACTTGATCATGTAACTGTTTTGATATTTCTGTTTCCATCGCAGTGGTTTGCCCCAGTCTGTATCGATCGTCAGTGGTGGCTGTATGCCTTTGAGATTGCTCAGAAAAGACTGTGAGTGCTGGATAGTATGTATACAGGAGAgcataataatgaaaaattaaaaatacatgcTTATGCGGTAAGTATACGTCAACCAATTAGTTCACCGTTAGCCTTATTAATTGAAAATGTATCATTGCTAACGTGTTGCTGCTTTCCAGGGGAGAATCATTGAAGACATCGCGAAAGTTTCTATGCCCGCATATGAGCACACGGAGAATGACCTACCTTGTTTCTATCCTAGCGTCCCAAAACAACATAACGGGTCAGTTAAAAAGACACCTAACAATACTCTTAATAGCACTTCACTTGATAATGATATCATGATTGAAAATAATATTCTCTTTCTGTACATATAGCTGTGATTGTGGTGTATTCGTCATCAAGTTCATGCAGTTTTGGAGTTTAGATAAACCCTTGCAGCTTTGGGACAAGGTGATGTTAAATATGTTATAACAATTAAGTTGAACCTCTTTCTAGTCAATTTCTTTCTCGGTTTTAAAATTACCCTCCAACACATAATTGCCATGCAGGACGTTGTACGGGAGTTTAGGAAGGAGATCATACTAGACATAGTGATGGGTCCTCATAATTCACAAATTGGGAAGGCACTGCAGGCATTGGACAGCGATCCTGAGCGCCGCAACCAGCCAAGAAAAAAGACTAAGACTGTGAGATCACCGTTCACAGCACCGGGCATGAAGAGCATGCTGCAGCGTGTGGGGTTACCCACTAGAAAGCCAAACAAGGGGGAAGACAACGGAAGAAGACAGATGACTAGCCAAGAAAACATCAATACAGACACCTGCCTTACTACATCTATGGTTTCCTTGTGATAGAGTTATATAGCTTAATATGGCATTTTCCGGCTTAAACTCGTTTCGTGTGAGCCTGATAAATCCTGTTTCACTGCAAGTTTATGATTTCATGTTGCTGATTTTGTCAAGTTGATGGTGACAATCAATCCAAAACCTCTGAGTGGATGGTGCTTATGCTAGGCATTAcgatgtttcttttctttgtaaattggatggttctgGATCTGTTTTCTGATTTATCATGTTTAAGGCATTTGAACTTAGTACTTCATTGAGGAGTGAGTGGCTCATGTTTTGTTAGATACTCATCAGCAGGTTTCATATATTAGGTATTTCAGGATTCTCAAGCAATAAGTTTCCAAGTTAGTGATGTCACTAGTACATTAAGCAACGCATAGCATATTTATAATATTGAGTCAACTCTGATCGGTGTATATAACCCTTTTGTTCATGTCTATGCTTAAGTGGCAATTCTTTCCATTAACTAGCGTGGTGTTAACTAAATGGaggcattatttatttttttatcattgtttTCTATTGTTGAAATTGTGAAGTTGCTGGAAATTAAAGCATTGCACTGCCTTCGATCGTGATCATTCTACATAAAGTAGGATTTTAAGTGGATGGTACCTCTGATAGGCACTCGGATGTTTCTTCTCATTGTAAAATAGATGGTTTGGTATATGATTTCTTTGTTTCATGTGTTAAGCATTAGCGACTGCGTGCACTTCATTGAGATGTGAATGCCTTTTTTTTATACTCTTCAACCGTTTTCAAGGCGGATTTATTACATTTGTTTTTTGCAAACAAATATGTGACAATTCGATTCTTTAAAACCTTAATAAACAATAAATGGGGAAAAGATAACAACATTTGTGCTTTTGTTTCTTTGAATAAATACTTCAAAATAGGATAAATGCAAGTGACAAAATAGAAAAAGGAATAGTTTATCAAGTTGCATCTAAAGAATGACACCAAACTCACGCCAAGAAACCTAACTATATATTTCTAAAAGAATTCAACAGGTGTATGAATCTGTCACCATCCGATGAATTCCATATAGTAGAATCCTCAAATCTTTTATTTATAGAACCATGATGATCATTATCTGACTGAAGGTCAACATCATCCTACAAGATggacaaaacaaagagaacatcaTACATTAATCAAGAACACCATTCCATaagcaaaatttaaaatatacgtCGCTTTTAACACATACCGGATGTgattttctcttccttttttgcaTTGACTTCTTAATTGACTTGTCCAACTCTGTTCCAAGTCTCTTACTCTTGGCCGTCCTTTGGTTTTGACTCTTGAGAGTCCTTGTATGTCATGTACAATAACACCACTTGTGCTCTGTGAGGGCATGGTATTCTGAGTTGCAGCAACAGTAGTGGAACGCATGCTGGCACGGTAATCAGTCAGCTTGGACATTGTATCCCAAAGGGTAGCTGGCAAGATGGCTGCTTCCTCATCACAAGCAAAAAACTCCTGAGCAACGTTATAGAACTCTGAACACAGATGCCTGAACAAGTTGTTGCTTTCGTCACTCCGAGCCAGCGAGGAAGAATATAGTAGCTCGTTACTGTGTCAACTCTGTAGTATGACCACACCGCAAAGGTGTGACAACACAATATACCAGCGGATTCAAACTTGTTGCACTCGCACTAACTCTTTCAACTCAAAGGGTCAAACTTGACTATGAAAGCATGGTAGACAGGCTTCCCCCAGAATACCTTCTGCTCATCCACTTTAATAGAAATTGTATCTCTCTTTTGTTAAATTGATCGAACCATGCAATCGGTTTTTTTTCTTACCTCCAACTGAAGGGTCCTGAACATATTACTGGTGTATTCCTGCTGAAACTATCTCTCAATGCTCGTGCTCCCTATACATGGGATGACTGCTTTCGAGTATGCAGCATCATCTTCCAGCTCTTTTTGCTCCTTGTTTCCAAGCACATTGTCGTATTCATGAACGAACCGAACCAACCCACTCTTGCAATGCAGAAATCCACCATAAAATACGTGCATACTTTCACTACGCTGTGTACTCCTCATGCTTGCCCAAAATTCACTCTTAAAGAATATTGGAACCCACTTACGTCGATTTGCATAAAGGTCTGCCCAAAAAATGCTTAAGAGTGTCGCTTATAAACAACATGATGACAGCTTCCAACGtaatgataaaataaattaaaaaaacatctAGACACACTACGAGAAAAAACATCTGTTTATTTATTGAAAAGAACATCCACTTACTATAGAGGTAGAAAACTCAGCTACATTTCTTAGAACAAACATAAGAACAAAATCAAGCCGGCAAAAATAACATGAAGTGAATAAATAGGCAACTAGATACCAACAGACGGGATTTAATTTAACAATCACAGACCTGCTAACGATCTGTTTTGGCCTAAGTTAAATTGTTTGATGAAACCAGCCCAATCAACCTCAAACGATTCAGTTGAAGGAGAATTTCACACAATGTGATTCATCCTTGCATTCAATTCTCTGTACCTAGCGTAGCGACCGAGCTTGAATTATGATTTTTTCATTATGTGCCAGATGCACCATTGGTGGACAGTATCAGGTAGGACCTTCCTAATAGCACCAGCCATTGCCTTGCACTGGTCAGTGATAATCCCCCTTGGCGCAATCCCGATGCATCTCACTCAGTGCGTGAACACCCACTCAAAACTAGGGATCTCCTCGCTCCCAAGTAAAGCATAGCCAAAAAGAGTAGACTTCCCATGGTGGTTTACACCGACAAAGGATGCAAACGGCAGACCATAAGTATACGATAACTGTGAGGCAATAAGacaaatttaacaaataactGCTCTTGCAATTCACCAATAAGTATACAGACATGTTTCTTCTGTAAGTGGTGTCGAACGACACCACATCTCCGTAATATTCATACGAAACCCTGCACCTTGCATCTACCCATAGTGCGTTCCTAAATTTATTAGCATCGTCAACATCTATGGCATAAAAGAAGTTGGGATTGATTTCCTTCATTCGGACAAAATAATTCATCATCCCCTAGAAGTCCTCATTGTCATCGGAGCATCAAAGATTGCTTGTGATCTAATTTCTGACATCCTTTTCTGAAAAACCCAGGTTTGAAGACCCACCAACCTTGTTTACCAGTGCTAGATACGTCTTATTGGGTCTTATTCCAACCTCGTCGTTATTCGTAATGacgcacttagcatgcatggtcaaCTCTTGGTACTCATGATAGTGGACAGCTTTCTTAGCCGAACAGGGATGAGAATGCCTCAATTCTAATCTAGACACAacccaactttccttctccttgTCTAGCATAACATACATTGTTGCTCTGCATGTCATGGCTATAATTCTGTTTGCTCGAGTTGCTGCGTTCACCCTACACTCTCGATAACCTTCTCGCGTGCAGTAAATAGATTGATTAACCAGTATCTTTGATTTCTTTCGCGTTTTGTTGAAATTCATGTTCCTGATTTTAGTAACGAGCCCAACTTTCTTTGCATAGTTTGCATAAAATTTCTGTGCGAGAGACAACGAACCAAAACTCATTCCTATGACTGGAAATTTCTCTTCACCGACCCCACTATGATCCGACAACTGTAACGTCAATACACAAAATTAGATACGAATTAAAACTAGCACTAACACGGTAAATATTTAATACAAATCCTTAGCATACTTTAATAATATCTCAAATAAATATTTCACTTGTACCcaaatttttcaattaaataagCTTTTTGAACTTAAAAAAACATCTATATTATACAAATTTGTTTCACTATAAATACTAACCAAAACTTTAGCCCAACCCAATATATTGAATGTTGGATTGGTTTGAATTTATATGGTTAAGGAGTTGATCACATAAGGAACCAATACATTTGATAGGTTCACAAATCACAAAATACCTTTATATAGTAACCTGCGAAGATTTTCAGTAAAATCCTATGATTATAAATATAGAAATGATATTTGAACTTTAGGGAAGTGTATAATCATCActctactttttttcttttatatcatTATATGGTCTGATACCATTTCAGGATTCATATAGCACTCActaatatagttatattatattaaaagcaTATTTCGAATTGATGTAACCTACCctaagaaagtagatgaaaagtAACATCAAAGCATATTCTCATCAAAACTTTGCCAACGCATAAATACTACTAAAAAGAGCACATATTCTATCTTAGTCAATAATACAAAATTAACACAGTGAAAAATCTAATGTGACTTAAAAAACATCTAATTAGCATAAATTAGAAACATTCACATAGCACATTCAAACCTCGTGTCCCGAGTCCAACTCATCCTTTCTAGTCACAACgacgtcggtaatttcgtcgacCTTCAATTAAAGACACCGAAAAAAACCATTATTAAGTTAAGATCCTTCTTTACTATATAATGAATGAGTCCAATAAAAATCatcaaaaaatattctaaaacaaATCTGGGAGTCAAGCATACTTTAATGATGGCAATTCTTATGATTCGAACATGCTGGGTAAGTATTAGTAGCAATTTCAAGCATACTTTGCTCAACTAAATATATCACTataccaaaatttttcaaatgaaTATACTTTTTGAACTGAAAAAACATCTAATTAGCATGAATAATAAACATTTAAATAACACATTGTCATAAATTTCTTACAACGCAGGAGCAGCTTATGCAATATACCTTCGACCCCTCTTACTTTTGAATAATTACTTCACCCACACTGAATTGTTCATTGCCTTGGGTTGGATTGATCAATGTACTAATCGATCCGCCTTCCGGGGTTGAAAATGCCATGGAAGATATTCTCTTCCGAAAGTGTTGCACCGCACCCTTCTCTTGGATGGTTGATTGGAGGAGGTTGGCGCCGTTGATGTAATCAAGAGCGAACCATGGACCGTAGCCGCCGAGAGGAAGATAGGGTGAATAATCGGGAGCGTATACTTTTATTGGAGGATGGAGCGTCGCTTGGATGGTCTGATAGAGGAGGTTGGCGCCGTCAATGATATGAAGAGAGAACCATACACCGTAGCCACCAAAGAGAATAGAGGATGAAGGATCGGGTTTGATTTCTGCTCCGTGATCCCAAGAACATTTTTTGGAATTATTAATCAAAAGCTGATTTTAATGAAACagcaattaataataaatattgtaaattaaaaaaattaaattaattaaaataattgtaattaattgagttgtttaatttttggttgattaGGAATTAATTCtatatactttttctaaaattttatttttgtcattctgagttagtaaaattaaataattacgtattattaattaatattatcgaTGACctgttataattattttaatacggTCTACTCTTTGGACTTTAATTGTGCTTCAACTACCTAGTAAGGCACTACCTAAGTAACCTGACATTTTGTGAGCTTacattattattctttttttcttcttcccacTTCAAAAGTCCACattattaacattttaatttgaACTCTCGCTGACGGGTAGGTTTGAATATCAGCTATAGGTAATGGTTTGATAAGCTAGCTAGACTTTGAGAAAATtaaaacaagcaaaaatggaTCCAATTCAATATCGTTTCTTTAACCCTCTATCTAAAGCCGCACTAATTAAGTTACAAGCTAAGGCGGCTTCATCATATATCACCGTCACAACAACTTATAATAATTATGGTATGCATATATATTTATCAATCTTGTTCTTCATTTCCATTTTTTTAGGGCCTTCTTTATTTCTCGGATcctaaattatatatatgtttttctcAATTTGCTTgccttttcccttttattttttgGGTTACGTTGCAGATTTTTACAACTTTGATGTTTAGGTCAATGGTGAGGCTTTTAACATCGTTAATTGGAGAGCCTGCTACTTCAATATCAACCTTGCTATACTATAGTGGTCTTCTGCCTCATAATGTGGTTCTTCTAAGAATGGTTCGGCATGAGTTGCTAGATCAAGAAAACCACCTCTTCCATTTTCTCATCACCTTAATGAGTTGTTTTTGGTGAACAATTGAACATGTGGCATTGTAGATTTTAATCATCTTCAACATCTGATCTACGATCCAAATTATTTGATGGTTATTATTAGCATTAAATTGCTTATTGAGGAAagagaacaattattatgaaaatGTTTTTTTGCATGTGTTGTAAGCTTGATGATTGCTGATATTCTTGTGAACGGTTAGGCGttttatttagttagtttatatTTGATGTGATATGCTCTAGCctctatataatataaatattaatttttttagttatatcgCAAATTGAAAGTTTATTATTTAAGAACTTATTGTTGATCAATATGTTGTTACATGTATAAGATGAGATTTAAATACTcgatatttatttaagtaaagtAGTGAACTAACTACTAAATCAATCTAAGTTTGTTTAAGAAAGTTATTTTCACACTCCACACTTACACTTAGCTCAtttcttttaagaaaaaaaagtaggtgtataaaaaattttgaactaAATTCTTAAATAAGTAactcaatgaaaaaaaaattttttattttgttctctcttcttcctttagCATAAAAGTTAATACTAAAATCTTTtagaataatacaaaaaaattcttaaaaagaatacaaaaatataaaaaatacaaaaattatatatatatgatccaaaaaaaagggaaaacatgaagaaaataggaggataaaattaaaaaaagaagaggagtaaaaaaattttactctatttttattCGATTTAAATCAAATGAGCCAAacttgttattaataaaaatgtaaccaaaaaaatagtatatatatatatatatatcacttatTGCAACGTCtaattttaggtttaatttttatatattcataGGTGTCTATCACTTGTTGTAACGTCTAATTTTAgacttaatttttatatattcataGGTGTAtaactttaaattatttatagaataaatatccttttttttcttgatattttttcTGTGAGACATAGTACATCTTAATTATTCTTAAACTTCATTCAAATCACCCCATCTACTAACATAAATGAACAAGACAATCCCTACAACCGAATAACAACTAATTGCCAGTTTGACATATCAAATTGAAACTGAGGTATCAAAATATCAGTGTCAGGTATCAGGTGTCAATTCTTTTGGTTGGAAGGACTAAAAATTTCTCTCTTtaatatctttctctttttcttcatcctcattctcttcttttttttcttcttcaaaatcatcatcaataactttttcctcttctttagAGCCATCATTAATGGCTATCCATAGACTAGAAAAGAACTAAAAACCCACACAAAACCATAAAATTCAAGTTCGTGCCTGCATCGAAAACGAATCCAAGTTTATGAATTTTCTTTCCCCACACCCTCTGTTTAGAATTTCGGAGCCTATGAGGATTCTGATTCTCTCTTCATCGTCGTTGAATTTTGCAAACAAGAAATCCTATTTGACCGAATTGTTGATCGACCTTTCTCGGAGAGAGAGGCGACTGTAAGGTTTGCAAACAAGAAACCTTAGCGCACAGAGATGCTTTGCAAGAATCCTTAAACGAGAATTTCagtatatatatattcatgaTTAGTTTGTGAACTTATATTCTTGTTCTTGGAGATTTACCTGATGACGGTGCTGAGCCTGGTGGTGTCTGTGGCGGAGGAAAAATTTATATGCGAGACGATTCGAATTGGGTACGGCATTATGGCGGGGAGAAGAGTGTGCTCGTGGCTGCTATTGGGGATGTTCATGGCAGTTTCGGCGCTGATCCGGTAGAAGGTGGTTTAGGGTGGGGTGGTTTAGGgcgagaaagagaagagaaggaggaagagagaacTATAATAATAGTGGTGAAGGTGAATTTCGATGGTGATGGTGGTAGAGAtgtgaagaaaaaggagaagaagaggaagaaaatagaggagaagaggaggaggatgaagaagaagaagaggaagatgttaTAGAGTGGATTTTTAGTCCTTCTAGCACTGATATTTTGACACTCCAGTCTCAATCTGATATGTCAGACCATAATCAGCTGTCATTCAGTTGCAGAAATCGTCTTGTCTATTTTTGTTAGTAGATGAAGACCTAGATAAGATTTAAAGATGATTAAGGTGCTTTATGTCTCACGGAAAAAAATCAGAAACTGTAAATAGTATTTATCctcatttatattattataagatCAACTAAATAAAACAATTAAGAGTGGAGATAGTAATTATTTCAACACGagcaagaaataaaatgaaaaaggaactattttctgtttgaatcatgtgatttttttatttttacaaaattatgtagtattaatattaattatcgtCTGGATTTTCAATCATTAGAGTGAAGTGAGAGGGTTTAAGAGTTGGGGTGGCAAAAATTAAGGTtgacaacaaaaagaaaagagatgacTG
Coding sequences within it:
- the LOC112803829 gene encoding protein FAR1-RELATED SEQUENCE 6-like, with amino-acid sequence MAFSTPEGGSISTLINPTQGNEQFSVGEVDEITDVVVTRKDELDSGHELSDHSGVGEEKFPVIGMSFGSLSLAQKFYANYAKKVGLVTKIRNMNFNKTRKKSKILVNQSIYCTREGYRECRVNAATRANRIIAMTCRATMYVMLDKEKESWVVSRLELRHSHPCSAKKAVHYHEYQELTMHAKCVITNNDEVGIRPNKTYLALVNKGMMNYFVRMKEINPNFFYAIDVDDANKFRNALWVDARCRVSYEYYGDVVSFDTTYRRNMSVYLLLSYTYGLPFASFVGVNHHGKSTLFGYALLGSEEIPNLYANRRKWVPIFFKSEFWASMRSTQRSESMHVFYGGFLHCKSGLVRFVHEYDNVLGNKEQKELEDDAAYSKAVIPCIGSTSIER